GTTCACGCTCGACGAGAGCCTGGTCACCGTCAGCTACAGCGCCGACGAACGCATCGAACTGGGCAGCCTGATCGGTGACCTGCGCGCCCACACCCGCGCTCGCGTGAACTTCGCGGCCATCGGCCCGCGCGAGCAGGCGCAGATGATCGGCGCGCTGGGGGCCTGTGGCCGCGAGAACTGCTCCAGCAACCACCTTCAGGAGTTCGCGCCCGTCAGCATCCGCATGGCCCGCGACCAGCAGCTTCCGCTGAACCCCGAAAAACTCAGCGGTCCCTGCGGCCGCCTGCTGTGCTGCCTGCAATTCGAGCACACCCAGTACCTCGACCTGCTGGGCGACCTGCCCCGCAAGAATGCCCGCGTCTGCCACACCGGGAGCGGCGCGTGCGGCAAGGTCACAAAGCTGCATCCGCTGGCCGGAACGGTGGACGTGCAGACCGACCAGGGCATGCTGCTGGGCGTGCCCGCCGCCGAACTGACCCGCATGTCCGATGCGGGGGGCAAGCGCGGCGAGGCCTGAAGCCCGGCCCTGACAGGCCCTGTGGGTGCGAGAAAGTAAGGAAAAAGCCCTCCACGTGGAAGGGCCTTTTTTTGTCTAGCGACTGCGCGGTTCAGGAACGCCTGGTGCCTCTGCCCCAGGAGTATCCAGAAATGAAAAAACTCCCTCTGAGAGGGAGTCTGTGCTGGTCGAGGCGGCGAGATTTGAACTCACGACCCCTACCACCCCAAGGTAGTGCGCTACCAGGCTGCGCTACGCCTCGACGGCCAGCCACAGAACTATAGATGCCGATCGGCCTGCCGTCAAGGGCGCGGGGGGGCAGGCGGGGCTTTTCGGGGAAGTGTTCTATCCTGCCGGGCATGACCAATCTGAGTTTCGAGGAGAAGCTGCGCAACTACGCGCGGCTGGCGGTGCGGGTGGGCCTGGGCGTGCGCGAGGGGCAGCGCGTGCTGGTGGAGGCCCCGGTAGACACCGCGCCGCTGGCCCGCCTGATCGTGCGCGAGGCCTACGCGGCGGGGGCGAGCTTCGCGGACGTGCGCTGGGACGACGACGACGTGAACCTGGCCCGCTTCACCCTGGCCCCCGAAGGCTCCTTCGAGCAGATCAGCCGCTGGCGGGTGGACGCCGAGACCGAGACGGCGGACGCGGGCGGCGCGGTGATCGCCATCCGGGCCACCAATCCCAGCCTGCTGGCGAACGTGGACCCCGCCCGCGTGACCACGCACCAGCGCACGCTGGCCGCCTACCGCAAGCCGTACTCCCTCCAGGTCATGACCAACCGCCTGAACTGGAACCTGATCTCCGCGCCGGTGCCCGAGTGGGCCGAGCTGATGTTCCCCGGCGTGTCCCGCGAGGAGGCCGTTCAGCAGCAGTGGGACGCCATCTTCGCCGCTACCCGTGCCGATCAGCCCGACCCGGTCGCGGCCTGGCAGGGGCATCTCGCGGACCTCAAGCGCCGCCGCGAGACCCTCACCGCGAAGCAGTACGCGGCGCTGCACTTCCGGGGCGGCGAGACCGACCTCACCGTGGGCCTGGCCGACGATCACATCTGGGGCGGCGGC
This is a stretch of genomic DNA from Deinococcus carri. It encodes these proteins:
- a CDS encoding aminopeptidase; this encodes MTNLSFEEKLRNYARLAVRVGLGVREGQRVLVEAPVDTAPLARLIVREAYAAGASFADVRWDDDDVNLARFTLAPEGSFEQISRWRVDAETETADAGGAVIAIRATNPSLLANVDPARVTTHQRTLAAYRKPYSLQVMTNRLNWNLISAPVPEWAELMFPGVSREEAVQQQWDAIFAATRADQPDPVAAWQGHLADLKRRRETLTAKQYAALHFRGGETDLTVGLADDHIWGGGAADTPDGITFTANIPTEEVWTAPHRERVDGVVVSTKPLSYNGVLIEGIRIRFEGGRVVEATAQQGQDTLRQMIDTDEGSHRLGEVALVPNSSPISRSGLFFFNTLYDENAASHIAIGSAYRFNVQGGVEMTTEEFAAKGGNDSLTHVDWMIGSGEMDVDGLTKDGQREAVMRGGEFVI
- a CDS encoding PSP1 domain-containing protein, producing the protein MVVLPVRFERSPRLHAMLSEEPHAVGTRVVVQGKRGPEVATVRGPAESPDPQARYGAVLRAATPEDLSRWDELYRQGEDLKWLLRARARERSLPVKIVAVEFTLDESLVTVSYSADERIELGSLIGDLRAHTRARVNFAAIGPREQAQMIGALGACGRENCSSNHLQEFAPVSIRMARDQQLPLNPEKLSGPCGRLLCCLQFEHTQYLDLLGDLPRKNARVCHTGSGACGKVTKLHPLAGTVDVQTDQGMLLGVPAAELTRMSDAGGKRGEA